A window from Chiroxiphia lanceolata isolate bChiLan1 chromosome 3, bChiLan1.pri, whole genome shotgun sequence encodes these proteins:
- the CHRNA2 gene encoding neuronal acetylcholine receptor subunit alpha-2: MMTTNVWLKQEWSDYKLRWDPAEYDNVTSIRVPSEMIWIPDLVLYNNADGEFAVTHMTKAHLFWDGRVQWVPPAIYKSSCSIDVTFFPFDQQSCKMKFGSWTYDKAKIDLENMDRQVDLKDYWESGEWAIIDAVGTYNSKKYDCCSEIYPDITFYFVIRRLPLFYTINLIVPCLLISCLTVLVFYLPSDCGEKITLCISVLLSLTVFLLLITEIIPSTSLVIPLIGEYLLFTMIFVTLSIVITVFVLNVHHRSPRTHAVPRWVRAVFLDFLPRWILMGRPPALPALPGEGGGGAHDPPGARLSASRCWLETDVDDKWDEEEEEEEEEEEEEKEHPGRVSPKESRPRAGKGSGGSVPRVAPKGNEEEKKEEEEEEEEEEEEEEEDEGAGRALALSPRLLRALEGVQYIADHLRAEDADGSVKEDWKYVAMVIDRIFLWIFIIVCLLGTAGLFLPPYLAGMI; encoded by the exons ATGATGACCACGAACGTGTGGCTGAAGCAG GAATGGAGCGACTACAAACTGCGCTGGGACCCGGCTGAGTACGACAACGTCACCTCCATCCGGGTGCCCTCCGAGATGATCTGGATCCCAGACCTCGTCCTCTACAACAA CGCCGACGGCGAGTTCGCGGTGACGCACATGACCAAGGCCCACCTGTTCTGGGACGGGCGGGTGCAGTGGGTGCCCCCCGCCATCTACAAGAGCTCCTGCAGCATCGACGTCACCTTCTTCCCCTTCgaccagcagagctgcaagATGAAGTTCGGCTCCTGGACCTACGACAAGGCCAAGATCGACCTGGAGAACATGGACCGCCAGGTGGACCTCAAGGACTACTGGGAGAGCGGCGAGTGGGCCATCATCGACGCCGTGGGCACCTACAACTCCAAGAAGTACGACTGCTGCTCCGAGATCTACCCCGACATCACCTTCTACTTCGTCATCCGCCGCCTGCCGCTCTTCTACACCATCAACCTCATCGTGCCCTGCCTGCTCATCTCCTGCCTCACCGTGCTCGTCTTCTACCTGCCCTCGGACTGCGGCGAGAAGATCACGCTGTGCATCTCCGTCCTGCTCTCCCTCACCGTCTTCCTGCTGCTCATCACCGAGATCATCCCCTCCACCTCGCTCGTCATCCCGCTCATCGGCGAGTACCTGCTCTTCACCATGATCTTCGTCACGCTCTCCATCGTCATCACCGTCTTCGTGCTCAACGTGCACCACCGCTCGCCGCGCACGCACGCCGTGCCCCGCTGGGTCCGCGCCGTCTTCCTGGACTTCCTGCCCCGCTGGATCCTCATGGGGAGGCCGCCGGCGCTCCCGGCGCTGCCCGGCGAGGGCGGCGGGGGGGCCCACGACCCGCCCGGGGCGCGGCTCAGCGCGTCCCGCTGCTGGCTGGAGACCGACGTGGATGACAAGTgggacgaggaggaggaggaggaggaggaggaggaagaggaggagaaggagcatcCCGGCCGCGTTTCTCCCAAGGAATCCCGCCCCCGGGCAGGGAAGGGGTCGGGGGGTTCCGTCCCCCGCGTGGCCCCCAAGGGGAAcgaggaggagaagaaggaagaggaggaggaggaggaggaggaggaggaggaggaggaggaggatgaaggggcggggcgggcgctggCGCTGTCGCCGCGGCTGCTGCGGGCGCTGGAGGGGGTGCAGTACATCGCCGACCACCTGCGCGCCGAGGACGCCGACGGATCC GTGAAGGAGGACTGGAAGTACGTTGCCATGGTGATCGACCGCATCTTCCTCTGGATCTTCATCATCGTCTGCCTGCTGGGAACCGCCGGGCTCTTCCTGCCGCCCTACCTGGCGGGAATGATCTAG